A window of ANME-2 cluster archaeon genomic DNA:
ATCCTGCACACTGGCCACTTCCCCTCTCTCAATGAATATCACCGTATCCACTACTTGTGGTATCATACCCAGGTCCACCCTGCCGATAAGCCTCTGTATAGCATCCACAGGTCTATTTGCATGAACCACACCCACCATGCCCACTCCAGCCAGCCTCATATCAGCGAACACCTGGAAATCCGTGGTCTTGCGCAACTCGTCGTAAATAGTATAATCAGGCCTGACAAGCAGCAGCAGATCTGCTGTCTTCTCCATACTCCCTTCCAGCGGCGAATACTGGGTGATTGCATCTTCTACTGACAGGTCCCTGGGTGATTCCATTGTCTTGACGATCTTGTTACAACTTTGGAGGAACTCTGCCACCCCTGCGGCAAATGTGGATTTTCCAGCCCCTGGCGGACCTGCTATAAGTACACCTCGCTGCTGGCCTGCCAATCGCTGCTTTAGTTCCCCTGCCATCCTGTAGTCGTCTATTGACACAAATGCCACCGGGCGCACCACAGTGATCTCCATGCCATCCGAAAAGGGCGGGGAGGCGATTGCGATCCTCATGTTCCCAAGCTGGAGCACTGTCGCACCGTCGTATTCCATCTCTATAAAGCTGTCAGGGTCCCTTCTTGTCCTTTTAATAAGTTCCCTGGCCATTGACCGAAGTTCGTCCTCAGTGCTGGTAGTATCACCTATCCTGACTAGCTGGATATCCTTGATTGAACCCTTTTTAGCAAGTGGCTCCACACCGTCCTTGAGATGCACTGACATTGTGTCGGGTGTAAAGAACTCCTCTATGGCAGTAGCTTTGGCTTCGGTCTTTTCAGGAGGCAGGAATATCACTTCCAGGCCCCTGGCATCAGCTATCATGGACTGCACCCGATCCCCTGTCATGAAGGTGGCACTGCAATCGAGTGCAACCTGCCGTATCATAGCATCGATCTCTCCTGTTCTTGCCAGTTCCACCTGTGCGGGACCCGGCCGCTTTCCTGCAAATTCGAGTTCGATCATGCCGAGATTCGCCATCTCCCTAAGCCGGCCCAGTTCCTCAAGTCCATTATACCCTGACTCACGGTGCCGGTTTGCCTGCGATTCTATCTCGGCCACCACAGCCTCGGGCACGATTATGGTAGAATCCCTATATTCCCCTGCATCGATAAGGGAAGTAATACGCCCTCCAATGATCACACTTGTATCAAGTACCAGTTTCAAATCCCCTCCCCCCATCTTTCCGGACTAATATACGTCTTCGGGATCAAAGACCTTCTCGCTTACCACATCGCCTTCAAGCGTGCGGTAGAAACAAGATCTATATCCCATATGACACGCACCGCCGCCAAGTTGTTCAACCTTCATCAGTACAGCATCGGCATCACAGTCAATGTACATATCGTGTACGATCTGCACATGACCGGAACTTTCGCCCTTGAGCCAGAGCTTGCCCCGGCTGCGGCTGAAGTAGTGAGCCTTACCCGTCTCTACTGTCTTTTCAAGGGCTTCAAGGTTCATGAAAGCCAGCATGAGTATCTCGTTCGTCTCATGATCCTGGGCTATGGCAGTAATAAGCCCTTTATCATCAAATTTCAATTGAGCGCGTATATCGTCAGATAATTTCATCGAACTACCTGATGTTTTGTTATAATAAAATCATTTGGATGCAACTAATTTTGGATGGAACTAATATATCTGGCTGCAAAAGTATAGGGCTGTAAAAGTATAGAGCAAGTTGAATGACCCTGAAAACCCGTATGGAATGCATAGTACCTGAACCGTTGTCACACCTGGTGCCAAACAGTTTTGATGTAATCGGCAATATAGCGATTATCTCTATACCGCCAGGACTGGATGATTATAAAGCACAAATAGCACAGGCAATTATCTCAAAACACTGCAACATAGGGACAGTGCTTAACAAAGTATCCATGCTTGCCGGGGAGGACAGGGTTGGAAGGTATGAGACACTATCAGGTACTACTACCAGGACCGAACACAGGGAATACGGGTTTCGCTACCGGTTAGATGTAAATGAGGTCTTTTTTAACCCACATCTTTCTTACGAACGTTTCAGGATAGCATCCCAGGTCAGGGACGGTGAGTCTATATTGGTAC
This region includes:
- the hisI gene encoding phosphoribosyl-AMP cyclohydrolase, with amino-acid sequence MKLSDDIRAQLKFDDKGLITAIAQDHETNEILMLAFMNLEALEKTVETGKAHYFSRSRGKLWLKGESSGHVQIVHDMYIDCDADAVLMKVEQLGGGACHMGYRSCFYRTLEGDVVSEKVFDPEDVY
- the tadA gene encoding Flp pilus assembly complex ATPase component TadA, which codes for MGGGDLKLVLDTSVIIGGRITSLIDAGEYRDSTIIVPEAVVAEIESQANRHRESGYNGLEELGRLREMANLGMIELEFAGKRPGPAQVELARTGEIDAMIRQVALDCSATFMTGDRVQSMIADARGLEVIFLPPEKTEAKATAIEEFFTPDTMSVHLKDGVEPLAKKGSIKDIQLVRIGDTTSTEDELRSMARELIKRTRRDPDSFIEMEYDGATVLQLGNMRIAIASPPFSDGMEITVVRPVAFVSIDDYRMAGELKQRLAGQQRGVLIAGPPGAGKSTFAAGVAEFLQSCNKIVKTMESPRDLSVEDAITQYSPLEGSMEKTADLLLLVRPDYTIYDELRKTTDFQVFADMRLAGVGMVGVVHANRPVDAIQRLIGRVDLGMIPQVVDTVIFIERGEVASVQDIKFTVKVPHGMTESDLARPVIAVTDFESGRAEFEIYTYGEQVVVMPTAKTRETVPSAWGLAAERIRDEFRRKVNGPVKVELSGDNRATLWVNAIDIPEVIGKGGRNIETMEKRLGIHIDVRPLDSTQVSKGKESGKIMVPEISMKNKHIILKSCGVAGTDVEVMVEGELIFTATVGRKGDIRIVKDSDIGDKLQKALRDKLKISIRTLT